In Methylobacterium aquaticum, the following are encoded in one genomic region:
- a CDS encoding YceI family protein, with protein MKLSVLALGLAAGLAFAAPASAQATRDPAQIQAGTYVVDPNHTQALFTVNHFGFSPYTGIFSDVSGTLDLQPAKPAESKLKVSIPVKSLYAPSQHLVDSLKSDKWLDAAQFPEMTFTSTKVTPEGKDKAKVAGDLTLHGVTKPVTLEVTLVGAGANPMNKKVTVGFEAKGTIKRSDFGVKTFVPAISDEVHLVLNGAFERKD; from the coding sequence GTGAAGCTGTCCGTTCTCGCCCTCGGCCTCGCCGCCGGCCTCGCCTTCGCCGCTCCGGCCAGCGCCCAGGCGACCCGCGACCCCGCCCAGATCCAGGCGGGCACCTACGTGGTCGACCCCAACCACACCCAGGCGCTGTTCACGGTCAACCATTTCGGCTTCTCGCCCTATACGGGCATCTTCTCGGACGTGTCGGGCACCCTCGACCTGCAGCCGGCCAAGCCCGCCGAGAGCAAGCTGAAGGTCTCCATCCCGGTGAAGTCGCTCTACGCGCCGAGCCAGCACCTCGTCGACTCGCTGAAGAGCGACAAGTGGCTCGACGCCGCCCAGTTCCCGGAGATGACCTTCACCTCGACCAAGGTGACGCCCGAGGGCAAGGACAAGGCCAAGGTCGCCGGCGACCTGACCCTGCACGGCGTGACCAAGCCCGTGACCCTCGAGGTGACCCTGGTCGGCGCCGGCGCCAACCCGATGAACAAGAAGGTCACCGTCGGCTTCGAGGCCAAGGGCACGATCAAGCGCTCGGATTTCGGCGTGAAGACCTTCGTGCCGGCGATCAGCGACGAGGTCCACCTCGTCCTCAACGGCGCCTTCGAGCGCAAGGACTGA
- a CDS encoding cytochrome b → MHTVATPRRYTLVAIVLHWLIALGILALLGLGLAMTRGSLPPMDRFAFYQWHKSIGLTVLVLMVVRVVWRLFHSPPPLPAAMPKAERRAAGAAHLALYGLLLAMPLVGWAMVSASPYNIPTVLYGVIPWPHLPVLPELPNKAAVEGVLKLVHSYGAWLLMALLLLHVGAALRHHLTLRDDTLWRMLPLVPRRSAKPEVPSR, encoded by the coding sequence ATGCACACGGTCGCGACGCCCCGTCGCTACACCCTCGTCGCGATCGTGCTGCACTGGCTGATCGCCCTCGGTATCCTGGCCCTCCTGGGCCTCGGCCTCGCGATGACGCGGGGCTCCCTGCCGCCGATGGATCGCTTCGCGTTCTATCAGTGGCACAAGTCCATCGGCCTCACCGTGCTGGTGCTGATGGTCGTTCGCGTCGTCTGGCGCCTGTTCCACAGCCCCCCGCCGCTGCCCGCGGCGATGCCGAAGGCCGAGCGTCGGGCCGCCGGAGCGGCGCATCTCGCGCTCTACGGCCTGCTGCTGGCCATGCCGCTCGTCGGCTGGGCGATGGTCTCGGCCTCGCCCTACAACATCCCGACGGTGCTCTACGGCGTGATCCCGTGGCCGCACCTGCCGGTCCTGCCCGAATTGCCGAACAAGGCGGCGGTCGAGGGCGTGCTGAAGCTCGTCCACAGCTACGGCGCCTGGCTGCTGATGGCCCTCCTCCTCCTGCATGTCGGCGCGGCCCTGCGCCACCACCTCACGCTGCGCGACGACACCCTGTGGCGGATGCTCCCGCTGGTGCCGCGGCGAAGCGCGAAACCCGAGGTTCCCTCGCGATGA
- a CDS encoding YceI family protein, protein MKSLRLALGLTAALAAGTQAALAADWTVDPAKSRIGFSGTQVGAPFKGRFTRYDAQISFDPQKPEAGKAVVLIDLTSAETGDKQRDEALPQADWFNASKDKQARFEATRFVAKGGDAYDAVGTLTIRGLRKDVTLPFTLTVSGGTAHAVGHLDLVRTDYGVGQGPWSNDSMVALKVGVDIDVTATAKSGG, encoded by the coding sequence ATGAAGTCCCTCCGCCTCGCCCTCGGCCTGACCGCCGCTCTCGCCGCCGGTACTCAGGCCGCCCTTGCCGCCGACTGGACCGTCGATCCGGCGAAGAGCCGCATCGGCTTCTCGGGCACCCAGGTCGGCGCCCCGTTCAAGGGCCGCTTCACCCGCTACGACGCGCAGATCAGCTTCGATCCGCAGAAGCCCGAGGCCGGCAAGGCCGTGGTGCTCATCGATCTCACCAGCGCCGAGACCGGCGACAAGCAGCGCGACGAGGCCCTGCCCCAGGCCGACTGGTTCAACGCCAGCAAGGACAAGCAGGCCCGCTTCGAGGCGACCCGCTTCGTCGCCAAGGGCGGCGACGCCTACGACGCGGTCGGCACCCTGACGATCCGCGGCCTGCGCAAGGACGTGACCCTGCCGTTCACCCTCACCGTTTCGGGCGGCACCGCCCACGCGGTCGGGCATCTCGACCTCGTGCGCACCGATTACGGCGTCGGCCAGGGCCCCTGGTCCAACGACTCGATGGTCGCCCTGAAGGTGGGGGTGGATATCGACGTGACGGCGACGGCCAAGTCCGGCGGCTGA